One genomic window of Polyangiaceae bacterium includes the following:
- a CDS encoding HEAT repeat domain-containing protein, giving the protein MLDRPNSSTDTPRIKGQRPLPGALQLAKWPPDDADVPGAPGGGMPAAPAGGGGGDVGDGDFRKGSRGGVIGAIVGVVLIAAVGAGVYFGMQQGHTKMTVDEIVKEKKNIFVLPKKDQLPLWRKWAAEKNEWALQQEALIQLAYAEDPDGVTHATNALTSHDHRVKGVCAQVLAYYGSPKADAAKPALLAALKEADDSDRPQIVWALVTLKEPAVFKDAMDQYRKGFLSKVERLGGGIAFDPEKLAQLVPLDDFAKLADDQSSSVRQLVATLLSRDANPKWTQTLIKLVKDKDVEVAREAATGLGKIGDETARAPLLEALRPPAGVDPAKDQLFKENRQKFLEALRDGIGGEGLVLALDSVKPDPPETEWFQTKQLFDMMKDVADPRTGESLVKWLETKKPGIHWQGEAGTRLAEIGDIRAAKYLGERMRANPGDVYKQENFWQADEGGHLSRTDLPRVVAARMLADLAMIHPDKKEELKAAEDGVLFWITDRPQPHANGLRFLAALNSEKAVKHMRDWAFPKDPLPKEGAPPPFPTAFETAQSALRYIGMMKDEQSFPKLLEQFKRKKDKKMDTTLEGMNGGGIAMLGMALRAVAYGAAQGLGQWGDPRAAKDMMEFIEDELWNEEARQAACEALAWCADDKTLIEVAKKAAEFGGKKEPRKQLIGACYAQTLSLKPMPGVAATLAELLKPEMDLNLRMPYARAIGIAGVDEETQKILWDKLQNPEVRNAAALALIMGGSPETAARTVAMYGDFGQDALNDLKDHYFRAFGYWSDEDFKRGNIYRYVANAEAIARIKVGDVTQDWSRQRLQAQFDNLKFDNGPHSETRVVLRYRLWQDAKGSDAERKKGAIMTLKFMKERGVLMALRGEQGDTGELARRAFFELMNPKALIPEDLKALQPKSDGKGDKQ; this is encoded by the coding sequence ATGCTCGATCGCCCGAACTCGTCGACCGACACCCCTCGCATCAAAGGCCAGCGCCCTCTGCCCGGAGCGCTTCAGCTTGCAAAATGGCCACCCGACGATGCCGATGTTCCGGGCGCGCCCGGCGGCGGAATGCCTGCTGCTCCCGCTGGAGGGGGCGGTGGTGACGTCGGCGATGGTGACTTCAGAAAAGGCAGCAGAGGCGGCGTCATCGGCGCCATCGTTGGTGTCGTGCTCATCGCTGCTGTCGGTGCAGGCGTCTACTTCGGCATGCAACAAGGGCACACGAAGATGACGGTCGATGAGATCGTCAAGGAAAAGAAGAACATCTTCGTGCTGCCGAAGAAGGATCAGCTTCCACTGTGGCGCAAGTGGGCTGCTGAAAAGAACGAGTGGGCGCTGCAGCAAGAGGCGCTGATTCAGCTCGCCTACGCAGAAGATCCCGATGGCGTCACGCACGCGACGAACGCGTTGACGAGCCATGATCATCGCGTGAAGGGCGTGTGCGCTCAGGTGCTCGCGTATTACGGTTCGCCCAAGGCCGATGCTGCAAAACCCGCGCTCTTGGCGGCGCTCAAAGAAGCCGACGACAGCGATAGGCCGCAGATCGTGTGGGCCCTGGTGACGCTGAAAGAACCCGCCGTCTTCAAAGACGCGATGGATCAGTACCGCAAAGGGTTCTTGTCGAAGGTCGAACGATTGGGCGGCGGTATCGCGTTCGACCCGGAAAAACTCGCGCAACTCGTGCCGCTCGACGATTTTGCCAAGCTCGCAGACGACCAGAGCTCGTCGGTGCGGCAGCTCGTCGCGACGCTTTTGTCGCGTGACGCAAACCCGAAGTGGACGCAGACGCTGATCAAGCTGGTGAAAGACAAGGACGTCGAGGTTGCGCGCGAGGCTGCCACGGGTCTCGGCAAGATCGGCGACGAGACGGCTCGTGCACCGCTTCTCGAGGCGCTCAGGCCACCGGCGGGCGTCGATCCGGCGAAGGATCAACTCTTCAAGGAAAATCGACAGAAGTTCCTCGAAGCGTTGCGCGATGGCATCGGCGGCGAAGGGCTCGTGCTGGCGCTCGACAGCGTGAAGCCGGATCCTCCGGAGACCGAGTGGTTTCAGACGAAGCAGCTCTTCGACATGATGAAGGACGTGGCCGATCCGCGTACGGGCGAGTCGCTCGTGAAGTGGCTCGAAACGAAGAAGCCTGGGATCCATTGGCAAGGGGAAGCCGGGACGCGATTGGCTGAAATCGGTGACATTCGGGCTGCGAAGTACCTCGGCGAGCGCATGCGTGCGAATCCGGGCGACGTGTACAAGCAGGAGAATTTCTGGCAAGCGGACGAAGGCGGGCACTTGTCGCGTACGGACCTGCCGCGCGTCGTTGCTGCACGCATGCTCGCGGACCTTGCGATGATTCACCCCGACAAGAAGGAAGAGCTGAAAGCGGCCGAGGATGGGGTATTGTTTTGGATTACGGATAGGCCTCAGCCGCACGCGAACGGATTGCGTTTCCTTGCAGCGCTCAATTCGGAAAAAGCTGTGAAACACATGCGTGATTGGGCATTTCCGAAGGATCCTTTGCCGAAGGAAGGTGCACCGCCGCCGTTCCCCACGGCATTCGAAACGGCGCAAAGCGCATTGCGTTATATCGGCATGATGAAGGACGAGCAATCGTTCCCGAAGCTGCTCGAGCAATTCAAGCGCAAGAAGGACAAGAAAATGGACACGACGTTGGAGGGCATGAATGGTGGCGGTATCGCCATGCTCGGTATGGCTCTTCGCGCAGTGGCCTACGGTGCGGCGCAAGGATTGGGGCAATGGGGTGATCCTCGTGCCGCCAAAGACATGATGGAGTTCATCGAGGACGAGCTCTGGAACGAGGAAGCGCGGCAAGCTGCGTGCGAAGCGCTGGCATGGTGTGCAGACGACAAGACGCTCATCGAAGTGGCGAAGAAAGCTGCCGAATTTGGCGGGAAAAAGGAACCGCGCAAGCAGTTGATTGGCGCGTGTTATGCGCAGACGTTGTCGCTGAAGCCCATGCCGGGCGTTGCGGCGACGCTGGCGGAGCTCTTGAAGCCCGAGATGGACCTGAACTTGCGCATGCCGTACGCGCGAGCCATCGGCATTGCAGGCGTCGACGAAGAAACGCAGAAGATCCTTTGGGACAAACTGCAAAATCCAGAAGTTCGCAATGCAGCGGCGCTGGCGCTCATCATGGGTGGATCGCCCGAAACGGCAGCTCGAACGGTCGCCATGTACGGTGATTTCGGTCAAGACGCGCTGAACGACTTGAAAGATCATTACTTCCGCGCCTTCGGGTATTGGTCGGACGAAGACTTCAAGCGAGGCAACATTTATCGTTATGTCGCCAATGCGGAGGCGATCGCGCGGATCAAAGTTGGTGACGTGACGCAAGATTGGTCTCGTCAGCGACTGCAGGCGCAATTCGACAACTTGAAGTTCGACAACGGTCCGCATTCGGAGACGCGCGTGGTCTTGCGTTATCGCCTATGGCAAGACGCCAAAGGCAGCGACGCGGAGCGAAAGAAGGGCGCGATCATGACGCTGAAGTTCATGAAAGAACGCGGCGTGCTCATGGCATTGCGTGGCGAACAAGGCGACACGGGCGAGTTGGCACGAAGGGCGTTCTTCGAGCTGATGAATCCGAAGGCGCTCATTCCGGAAGACCTGAAAGCGCTGCAGCCGAAGAGCGACGGCAAAGGCGACAAGCAGTAG
- a CDS encoding protein kinase — translation MHDAPSHLRGDRYAVIRLLGEGGQAATFEAVDKKEGKPVAIKRFRVRGAKSWKEVELAEREARVLSSLSHPGLPRYVEHFEENGELFLVTEKVEGESLAAMQKRGATLDEGEIVRFLRDSSAILDYLHGRAPPVVHRDVKPSNILRRPDGSFVIIDFGAVRDKLKPEGGSTVVGTFGFMAPEQFQGRAMPASDVYAVGATAMTMLTGVQPEDLPHKGLAIDVASALGKNASPTLVSALAAMLEPDPDRRATRIAPLIETLRDAPRKTDVPRDKPRRGAKPSKKERDIERDIEQGIEEAVQQMEQGFSEIKKEWAKKSKKHESKANRDARKAEEKAARRARKAEQRARKIDERAWAEVQSSTIPVPVAGLLLFGLTIAQIAVLVALRAIVPTLLSVLSIFFGKPLRDASARTRDAGVLAHESMQRAKDVVRNRTERTSSGARIEVKPVETPSDPKRVRIADADAKDDAAEDELAAEEEADAEARARQRK, via the coding sequence ATGCATGATGCACCAAGTCACTTGCGCGGCGATCGTTATGCCGTGATTCGGCTCCTCGGCGAAGGGGGACAAGCGGCCACGTTCGAGGCTGTCGACAAGAAAGAAGGCAAGCCGGTTGCCATCAAACGATTTCGCGTTCGAGGCGCCAAGAGCTGGAAAGAGGTCGAGCTTGCGGAGCGTGAAGCGCGGGTGCTCTCGAGTTTGTCGCATCCGGGTTTGCCGCGGTACGTCGAGCATTTCGAGGAAAATGGCGAGCTCTTTTTGGTCACGGAAAAGGTGGAAGGCGAAAGTTTGGCCGCCATGCAAAAACGCGGCGCGACGCTCGACGAAGGTGAAATCGTCCGCTTTCTTCGCGATAGCTCCGCGATTCTCGATTATTTGCACGGTCGCGCGCCGCCTGTCGTGCACCGTGATGTGAAGCCGAGCAATATTTTGCGGAGGCCCGATGGTTCGTTCGTCATCATCGATTTTGGGGCCGTACGTGACAAACTGAAACCCGAAGGAGGCAGCACGGTCGTTGGAACGTTCGGATTCATGGCGCCCGAACAATTTCAGGGGCGCGCAATGCCCGCTTCCGACGTGTACGCGGTTGGCGCCACGGCCATGACGATGCTCACGGGCGTGCAGCCGGAAGACTTGCCTCACAAGGGTCTTGCCATCGACGTTGCATCGGCGCTTGGCAAAAATGCAAGTCCCACGCTCGTCTCGGCCCTCGCCGCGATGCTCGAGCCCGACCCCGATCGTCGAGCGACCCGCATTGCGCCGCTCATCGAAACGCTACGGGATGCGCCCCGAAAAACCGACGTTCCTCGCGACAAACCTCGACGCGGCGCCAAACCGTCCAAAAAGGAACGCGATATCGAACGGGACATCGAGCAAGGTATCGAAGAAGCCGTCCAGCAGATGGAGCAGGGGTTTTCGGAAATCAAAAAAGAGTGGGCCAAAAAGTCGAAGAAGCACGAATCGAAGGCCAACCGCGATGCACGCAAGGCCGAGGAAAAGGCTGCACGACGCGCGCGGAAAGCCGAACAGCGAGCGCGCAAAATCGACGAGCGCGCTTGGGCCGAAGTTCAATCCAGCACCATCCCCGTGCCCGTCGCCGGCCTTTTATTGTTTGGCCTCACGATCGCCCAAATCGCGGTGCTCGTGGCATTACGGGCCATCGTCCCTACGCTCTTGTCCGTGCTGTCGATCTTTTTTGGCAAACCATTGCGTGACGCGAGTGCACGGACGCGGGATGCGGGCGTTTTGGCGCACGAGTCCATGCAGCGCGCCAAGGACGTCGTCCGCAATCGTACGGAGCGAACCTCGAGCGGCGCGCGGATCGAAGTGAAGCCGGTCGAAACGCCCAGCGATCCGAAGCGCGTACGCATTGCGGACGCCGACGCGAAAGACGATGCCGCCGAAGATGAGCTGGCGGCCGAGGAAGAGGCTGACGCTGAGGCACGCGCGCGCCAGCGCAAATGA
- the rsmG gene encoding 16S rRNA (guanine(527)-N(7))-methyltransferase RsmG encodes MHEKGPSKNVQSAVAHRPRASGWILRRGASVQASSQEATLSRSADEPRRDAQSCYGTALMRPDERPPLTLPAPDPLAPPADFAAKLADANIRIDAAAITKIGDYLARLLAMNQQMNLTAIENPDAAWERHALDALTLLPRLDDIGPGGRIIDIGSGGGLPGIPIAIARPELSVTLVEATQKKAAFLTAVANALGLSEVTVLADRAEKLAAGPLRAAFDVVTARAVARLSELVPITAPFVKPGGRLLLIKGQKASEELAEASRVLVKQRVAHIETVVTPTGRIVVLKKAER; translated from the coding sequence ATGCATGAAAAAGGTCCGAGCAAGAACGTTCAGTCGGCCGTTGCCCATCGGCCTCGAGCGAGCGGTTGGATTCTGCGGCGCGGCGCATCGGTGCAAGCATCCTCGCAAGAAGCGACGTTGTCAAGGTCGGCGGATGAGCCGCGACGGGATGCGCAAAGCTGCTATGGTACGGCGCTGATGCGCCCCGACGAACGCCCACCGCTCACTCTGCCTGCCCCCGACCCGCTCGCGCCACCGGCGGATTTTGCCGCGAAACTTGCGGATGCGAACATCCGAATCGACGCCGCAGCCATAACCAAGATTGGCGATTACCTGGCGCGGCTCTTGGCAATGAATCAGCAGATGAATTTGACGGCCATCGAAAATCCGGACGCCGCTTGGGAGCGCCATGCGCTCGATGCATTGACGCTGCTTCCACGGCTCGATGACATAGGGCCTGGAGGACGAATCATTGACATTGGTTCGGGCGGAGGACTACCGGGCATTCCGATTGCCATTGCGAGGCCGGAACTATCGGTGACGCTGGTGGAAGCAACGCAAAAAAAGGCCGCATTTTTGACGGCAGTAGCCAATGCATTGGGTTTGTCCGAGGTGACGGTCCTTGCGGATCGAGCGGAAAAGCTCGCAGCAGGGCCATTGCGGGCAGCGTTCGATGTGGTGACGGCGCGTGCCGTGGCGCGGCTATCGGAGCTCGTGCCCATCACGGCGCCATTCGTGAAGCCGGGCGGGCGGTTGCTCCTCATCAAAGGGCAAAAAGCGAGCGAAGAATTGGCTGAAGCTTCGCGCGTGCTGGTAAAACAGCGTGTGGCGCATATCGAGACGGTGGTGACGCCCACGGGACGTATTGTGGTGTTGAAAAAAGCAGAGCGGTAG
- a CDS encoding tetratricopeptide repeat protein, which translates to MKGSSSDIERGCALFARAQELRDAGNPIQARALCKRALSLLENALGPRHPDVANVLLEIAGTFEDCGESAMAIEPCERAAAILARVRCGIEGELLKFASLSLLGRLYVAAGRYREAKKSCTRALHVAEQKLGHAERCDAHNGLGVVHRHLGKLDIAEAHYRQSLALLGRPRPPQAMATLYHNLAGLEHARGQHARGIVLARRGLRLREKALGPAHVSVAADKAALASLYEGKGDLAAAATLYHEAIAIFRKAYGPKHFEVGFNLGNLAAILHEQGRLSEASKMYRRALAIQEEAAGASHPFLALLLENFASLRLAKNRPVEAAALQDRAIAIYSRALGSRHPDTLAARKTRRDIMRCVERSTW; encoded by the coding sequence ATGAAGGGCTCTTCAAGTGACATCGAGCGCGGTTGTGCGCTCTTCGCGCGCGCGCAGGAACTTCGCGACGCCGGCAATCCCATCCAAGCTCGTGCGTTGTGCAAACGAGCCCTATCGCTGCTCGAAAACGCGCTTGGACCGCGCCATCCCGACGTGGCGAATGTTTTGCTCGAGATCGCGGGTACATTCGAAGATTGCGGCGAATCGGCCATGGCCATCGAACCTTGCGAGCGAGCGGCGGCAATTCTCGCTCGCGTTCGTTGTGGCATCGAGGGTGAATTACTCAAATTTGCGTCGTTGTCGTTGCTCGGACGCCTATACGTCGCGGCGGGTCGTTATCGAGAAGCCAAAAAGTCATGCACGCGCGCGTTGCACGTCGCAGAACAAAAGCTCGGACACGCAGAACGATGCGATGCGCACAATGGACTCGGCGTGGTCCACCGACATCTCGGCAAGCTCGACATTGCCGAAGCACATTATCGACAGTCGCTTGCGCTGCTGGGCCGACCGCGTCCTCCGCAAGCGATGGCGACTTTGTACCACAATCTCGCGGGACTCGAACACGCACGTGGCCAGCATGCGCGCGGCATCGTTTTGGCTCGTCGCGGTCTTCGTCTTCGCGAAAAAGCCCTCGGTCCGGCGCACGTCAGCGTTGCTGCGGACAAAGCAGCGCTCGCGTCGCTTTATGAAGGCAAAGGCGATTTGGCCGCTGCCGCAACGCTTTATCACGAAGCGATTGCAATCTTCCGGAAGGCTTACGGTCCGAAACATTTCGAGGTTGGGTTCAATTTGGGAAACCTTGCCGCCATCTTGCACGAGCAGGGTCGCCTGAGCGAAGCGTCGAAAATGTATCGCCGTGCGCTTGCCATTCAAGAGGAGGCGGCCGGAGCGTCTCACCCATTTCTGGCGCTGTTGCTAGAAAATTTCGCCTCGCTGCGGCTCGCGAAAAATCGCCCCGTCGAAGCCGCGGCTCTTCAGGATCGAGCCATCGCCATTTATTCGCGTGCCTTGGGTTCGAGGCACCCCGATACCCTCGCAGCACGCAAAACACGGCGCGATATTATGCGTTGCGTCGAGCGGTCGACCTGGTAG
- a CDS encoding protein kinase yields MFAIGERFDRYRIEALLGQGGMGAVYRAFDTKLERRVALKILRTSAEPSEHDSAGHAARLLREARAAAALDHPNVISIYDVGEVDGTTFLAMEFIEGRSLRTFVESDTPIATRLAWLVDIARALALAHRRGLVHRDIKPENVMLRDDGVIKVLDFGIARRAHAIADSTGTLTNQSTTLGTGNESKLVGTPHYMAPEQMRGGQIDGRTDQFAWGVLAYELLSRGALPWPNAHDLVALVAAVMSEDPVPMPNVAALDPTVVGVVMRALRRAPQERFASMEDVLAALGEEPAPSIRSGLAARNASLRNTPGASAAALADTLGAADAIAVGQAPAESSTDKRTSTTGALAETIAADKLDSDKPAVPTRGRRKRALIAVGVIVSLGLVGVGAYAVRTKTHGGLDGSSTKAATNIPGTRRAIAVLGFRSLSGREDVAWIGTALTETMTGELAMGEQLRTSSVDDVERMKRDLSLGDTDKLDKKALTRIGKHLGTELVVSGTYLAVGGKVRLDVRLVDVKTGEVLATVNESDTESALIDLVARAGSSVRRHLRAGDLSQEQEKNLRALQPATPEAARAYAEGLAKLRTFDGVGAQKAFERVVTLEPAFAPGHAALTDARLMLGLGDAAIESAKRAMELSQSLRREERMVNEVRYYEATSAWAKAIEVAQTLHGVSRQSRTWTPFGKGSDGGCQRKGRACDARASTPLAAAHRGRSTDRLSRGRGVFDTWRSGAFEHCRQARDGTKRIQWGRRPSRSEARWYSASTSSTRAKMSRALKTSKQRNGAQQRQAIDCFSSRSCTI; encoded by the coding sequence ATGTTCGCGATAGGCGAACGCTTCGATCGTTACCGGATTGAAGCGTTGCTCGGTCAAGGAGGAATGGGCGCGGTCTACCGCGCGTTCGACACGAAGCTCGAACGTCGCGTTGCGCTGAAGATTCTGCGCACGTCGGCTGAGCCATCCGAGCACGATTCCGCTGGCCACGCGGCGCGACTTCTCCGCGAAGCTCGGGCTGCCGCGGCGCTCGATCACCCAAACGTCATCTCCATCTACGACGTGGGTGAGGTCGACGGAACGACGTTTCTCGCGATGGAATTCATCGAGGGCCGGTCGTTGCGAACGTTCGTGGAATCGGACACGCCGATTGCGACGCGCCTCGCGTGGCTCGTCGATATTGCTCGTGCCCTTGCGCTCGCGCATCGTCGAGGTCTCGTGCACCGGGACATCAAGCCCGAAAACGTGATGCTGCGCGATGACGGCGTGATCAAAGTGCTCGACTTCGGCATTGCGCGGCGTGCGCACGCCATTGCGGATTCGACGGGGACGCTGACGAACCAATCGACGACCCTGGGCACCGGAAACGAATCGAAACTCGTGGGAACGCCGCACTACATGGCGCCCGAGCAGATGCGCGGCGGACAAATCGACGGGCGCACCGATCAATTTGCCTGGGGAGTTCTCGCCTACGAGCTGCTCTCTCGGGGCGCCCTGCCCTGGCCCAATGCGCACGATCTGGTGGCGCTCGTTGCGGCCGTCATGTCCGAAGATCCGGTGCCGATGCCCAACGTGGCGGCGCTCGATCCAACCGTCGTAGGCGTGGTGATGCGGGCGCTACGTCGCGCGCCGCAGGAACGCTTTGCGTCGATGGAGGACGTGCTCGCTGCATTGGGCGAAGAGCCGGCGCCTTCGATCCGGTCGGGGCTTGCTGCGCGCAATGCCAGCTTGCGGAATACGCCGGGCGCCTCGGCAGCAGCGCTCGCGGACACCCTTGGTGCGGCCGATGCGATCGCCGTCGGGCAAGCTCCCGCCGAATCGTCCACGGACAAACGCACCTCCACCACGGGTGCTCTCGCGGAAACGATTGCGGCGGACAAACTCGATTCCGACAAACCGGCCGTACCGACACGCGGTCGCCGCAAGAGGGCATTGATCGCGGTGGGCGTGATCGTTTCGCTGGGTCTCGTGGGCGTCGGTGCTTACGCCGTTCGCACCAAGACCCATGGTGGTTTGGACGGTTCTTCCACGAAGGCCGCGACGAACATTCCCGGGACGCGTCGTGCCATCGCAGTTCTCGGCTTCCGAAGCCTTTCCGGACGCGAGGATGTCGCATGGATCGGCACGGCGCTCACGGAGACGATGACGGGTGAGCTTGCGATGGGCGAGCAGCTCCGCACGAGCAGCGTGGACGACGTCGAGCGGATGAAGCGCGACTTGTCGCTTGGCGACACGGACAAACTCGACAAGAAAGCACTGACGCGCATAGGCAAACATCTCGGAACCGAGCTCGTCGTATCGGGGACGTATCTTGCTGTTGGGGGCAAGGTTCGTCTCGACGTACGGCTCGTCGACGTCAAGACGGGCGAAGTCTTGGCGACGGTGAACGAGTCCGACACGGAGAGCGCGCTCATCGACTTGGTGGCGCGTGCCGGTTCATCGGTGCGACGTCATTTGCGGGCGGGCGATTTGTCGCAAGAGCAAGAGAAAAACTTGCGGGCCCTGCAACCGGCGACGCCGGAAGCAGCGCGGGCGTACGCCGAGGGACTTGCGAAGCTGCGAACATTCGATGGGGTGGGGGCACAAAAGGCATTCGAGCGCGTCGTGACGCTCGAGCCTGCATTTGCACCGGGTCATGCGGCGCTCACCGATGCGCGGCTCATGTTGGGCTTGGGGGATGCGGCCATCGAATCGGCGAAACGAGCCATGGAGCTGTCGCAATCGTTGCGTCGTGAAGAACGGATGGTCAACGAAGTTCGTTATTACGAAGCGACGAGCGCCTGGGCCAAAGCCATCGAAGTTGCGCAAACGCTGCACGGTGTCTCCAGACAATCTCGAACATGGACTCCGTTTGGCAAAGGCTCAGACGGAGGGTGCCAAAGGAAAGGACGCGCTTGCGACGCTCGAGCGTCTACGCCGCTTGCCGCCGCCCATCGGGGACGATCCACGGATCGACTTAGCCGAGGCCGAGGCGTATTCGACACTTGGCGATCTGGCGCCTTCGAGCACTGCCGCCAGGCGCGCGATGGAACAAAGCGGATACAATGGGGGCGACGACCATCGCGGTCCGAGGCCAGATGGTACTCGGCTTCAACCTCCTCAACACGGGCGAAAATGTCGCGGGCATTAAAAACCTCGAAGCAGCGAAACGGCGCGCAGCAACGACAGGCGATCGATTGCTTCTCGTCGAGGTCGTGCACAATCTGA
- a CDS encoding tetratricopeptide repeat protein → MHNLSIAYYYRGDLKTAVEHDAEAARVCRELGSAARTAELLVNLAVLEIQRGRLDEAERALAGTSQELTPAYRAMARLLGARVAALRGDVSKARSEYAAAILMVRDAQDERSLAWGKAFFAELALDEGKLDEAEALAKESLGTRSRLGLTLFTGESQLLLARILLAKGDFDEAEKEAKAALDTFIAEQSVALEADARAVIAQIQLTTKRLEDAATTLAKARQTAATTQFVAPRLEVMITGAILDARQGKTEDAHKALDSVIADATKLGIPRFELEGRIAKARIDMGANKTAQGRAALAAAAKDAEKLGLHGITRKAQP, encoded by the coding sequence GTGCACAATCTGAGTATCGCCTACTATTATCGCGGTGATTTGAAAACGGCAGTCGAGCACGATGCCGAGGCAGCGCGCGTCTGCCGTGAGCTGGGAAGTGCCGCGCGTACAGCCGAACTACTCGTGAATCTGGCGGTGCTCGAGATTCAACGCGGGCGTTTGGACGAAGCAGAGCGAGCTCTCGCCGGAACGTCGCAGGAGCTCACTCCGGCGTACCGAGCGATGGCGCGGCTGCTCGGAGCCCGTGTGGCTGCATTGCGTGGCGACGTTTCCAAAGCACGCAGCGAGTATGCGGCGGCGATTTTGATGGTGCGCGACGCTCAAGACGAACGGAGCCTGGCATGGGGAAAGGCCTTCTTTGCCGAATTGGCGCTCGACGAAGGCAAGCTGGACGAAGCCGAAGCGCTTGCCAAGGAGTCGCTCGGCACGCGCTCGCGCCTCGGCCTCACGCTTTTCACGGGGGAAAGTCAGCTGCTCCTTGCGCGCATTCTACTCGCCAAAGGCGATTTCGACGAAGCGGAGAAAGAGGCCAAGGCGGCCCTCGACACGTTCATCGCCGAACAGTCGGTGGCGCTCGAGGCCGATGCGCGCGCCGTCATTGCACAAATTCAACTCACGACGAAGCGCCTCGAGGATGCGGCAACGACGCTGGCCAAAGCCCGACAAACTGCGGCAACGACGCAATTCGTCGCGCCTCGGTTGGAAGTCATGATCACCGGAGCCATCCTCGACGCTCGACAAGGTAAAACCGAAGATGCGCACAAAGCGCTCGACAGCGTGATTGCAGACGCAACAAAGCTCGGGATTCCCCGATTCGAGCTCGAGGGGCGCATTGCAAAGGCACGCATCGACATGGGTGCGAACAAAACGGCGCAAGGACGAGCGGCTCTTGCGGCAGCGGCGAAGGACGCAGAAAAGCTGGGGCTTCACGGCATAACGCGTAAAGCGCAGCCGTGA
- a CDS encoding OmpA family protein has product MKRLFLLVVPFALIVGCGGGGSMQAEIKTGDSAPPPPPVAEAPKDAPSDVGTAHIKGDHIEIDQQILFDTDSDHINEEQSKGVLSDLVAILKAHPEVVHMQIAGHTDSTGSAEHNQKLSERRAAAVAKYINEHGLPNVKIETAGYGKTKPLCTEDTDACHDKNRRVEFIILK; this is encoded by the coding sequence ATGAAGCGTCTATTTCTTTTGGTGGTGCCCTTCGCTCTCATCGTCGGGTGCGGTGGCGGAGGGTCGATGCAGGCGGAGATCAAGACGGGAGATTCGGCCCCGCCGCCGCCTCCGGTCGCAGAAGCTCCGAAGGATGCTCCGAGCGACGTGGGGACGGCGCACATCAAGGGGGATCATATTGAAATTGATCAGCAGATTTTGTTCGACACGGACAGTGATCACATCAATGAGGAGCAATCAAAAGGCGTCCTCTCGGATCTCGTGGCGATTTTGAAGGCACACCCGGAAGTCGTTCACATGCAGATCGCGGGCCATACCGATTCGACAGGATCGGCCGAGCACAATCAGAAGTTGTCCGAGCGTCGAGCCGCGGCCGTGGCGAAATACATCAATGAACACGGGTTGCCCAACGTGAAGATCGAAACGGCAGGGTACGGCAAAACGAAGCCGCTGTGCACCGAAGACACCGACGCGTGCCACGACAAGAATCGTCGCGTCGAATTCATCATTCTCAAGTAG
- a CDS encoding addiction module protein has protein sequence MTRALLRSTALALPPHERAALAAELLESLDNVENEQDVAAAWDAEIERRIVQIERGEVETIPAEQVMRRLGKR, from the coding sequence ATGACTCGCGCCCTGCTCCGCTCGACCGCGCTCGCGTTGCCGCCCCATGAACGTGCCGCTTTGGCGGCCGAGCTACTGGAAAGCCTGGACAACGTTGAAAACGAGCAGGATGTCGCGGCCGCATGGGACGCGGAAATTGAACGCCGAATTGTGCAAATCGAGCGGGGTGAAGTGGAAACGATTCCTGCGGAGCAGGTCATGCGAAGGCTTGGAAAACGGTGA
- a CDS encoding type II toxin-antitoxin system RelE/ParE family toxin has product MTEIRFHPAAGDEVEEAYKFYGEHNPAAAARFAAEVGRALDVIREAPLQSPSGARNTRRFILRGFPFTIIYRVTQAAKAAVGPTRAASLRRSRTIVTIIAVAHHSRRPGYWFDR; this is encoded by the coding sequence GTGACGGAGATCCGGTTTCACCCGGCTGCCGGCGATGAGGTAGAAGAAGCGTATAAATTCTACGGAGAGCACAACCCTGCCGCAGCTGCTCGGTTTGCCGCCGAGGTCGGTCGTGCACTCGATGTCATCCGAGAAGCACCACTGCAATCACCATCTGGCGCGCGAAACACGCGGCGATTCATCCTTCGAGGGTTCCCATTCACCATTATTTACCGCGTAACTCAGGCGGCGAAAGCAGCAGTAGGACCAACACGAGCAGCCTCGCTTCGGCGATCACGTACCATCGTCACCATCATCGCGGTCGCGCATCATAGTCGGCGCCCCGGTTATTGGTTCGATCGCTAA